One window from the genome of Nicotiana sylvestris chromosome 9, ASM39365v2, whole genome shotgun sequence encodes:
- the LOC104244782 gene encoding uncharacterized protein isoform X3 encodes MLGKLKKKYLKQLKSLIPCKVVIVAALLRSRRLSPILTIAPPTPVTVPIFPTIFDRTELTTDKKVAAISSFSVLLLKEYQSILNLTGP; translated from the exons ATGTTGgggaaactaaaaaaaaaatacttgaaACAATTAAAATCTCTCATCCCCTGTAAAGTTGTCATTGTTGCTGCCCTATTGCGGAGCCGCCGCCTATCGCCGATCCTCACCATAGCGCCACCAACCCCAg TGACAGTACCTATATTCCCCACTATATTTGATCGTACGGAGCTAACAACTGATAAAAAGGTGGCAGCTATTAGTAGCTTCTCAGTACTTCTACTTAAAG AATATCAATCGATTCTCAACTTAACAG GTCCCTGA